Proteins encoded by one window of Vitis vinifera cultivar Pinot Noir 40024 chromosome 10, ASM3070453v1:
- the LOC132254458 gene encoding ankyrin repeat-containing protein ITN1-like has translation MTPIMRTGEIPLFLATWSGIQEIVKEIFAVHPQAFEHINCKGKNILHFAIKHRQIKIFNLVVNNEFIARNLVRKLDDEGNSILHMVGKKRADYVPEKIQSPALQLQKELILFERVKEVSADYFTKHLNEQKHTPEELFAETNTKLRKSATDWLKRTSENCTVVAVLIATVAFAAAYTIPGGPNQNTGFPLLLYQPFFMIFTLSDSLTLTFALTSVVTFLSILTSSFRFRDFKNSLIQKLMLGFTFLILSVSMMMVAFAATIVLMIHNKERWTKIVLYSVAFLPVTVFVISYSPLYLSLLEACKYPLKLIVKACPRCNYVRLKPLITALAKWAVKEYDLLTGNNLKSEWVVYAWVIGIPELDEKIWIISLAATDSCTSNSYQAYVRQELPNSTTHNQLVHFRKDPFIAGA, from the exons ATGACTCCCATTATGAGGACCGGTGAAATTCCATTGTTTTTGGCCACCTGGTCAGGCATCCAAGAGATTGTCAAAGAAATATTTGCTGTGCACCCGCAAGCATTTGAGCACATTAATTGCAAAGGGAAGAATATATTGCATTTTGCAATTAAGCACCGCCAAATAAAGATTTTCAACCTGGTGGTGAATAATGAATTCATAGCAAGGAACCTTGTAAGAAAGCTAGATGATGAGGGGAATTCCATACTTCATATGGTTGGGAAAAAAAGAGCAGATTATGTTCCTGAAAAGATACAAAGCCCTGCACTTCAATTGCAAAAGGAGTTGATATTGTTTGAG AGGGTGAAGGAAGTCTCTGCAGACTATTTCACTAAGCACCTCAACGAACAGAAGCACACTCCTGAGGAATTATTTGCTGAAACAAACACTAAACTTCGTAAGAGCGCCACGGATTGGCTAAAGCGCACCTCAGAAAACTGCACAGTTGTTGCTGTTCTCATTGCCACTGTTGCATTTGCTGCAGCCTACACCATACCAGGAGGGCCTAATCAAAACACGGGTTTCCCACTCCTTCTCTACCAACCTTTCTTTATGATTTTCACCCTGTCTGATTCACTTACACTTACTTTTGCTTTGACCTCCGTGGTTACATTCCTCTCAATTCTCACCTCCTCGTTTCGATTTCGAGACTTCAAGAACTCTCTTATTCAAAAGCTGATGCTGGGCTTCACATTCTTAATCCTCTCAGTGTCAATGATGATGGTGGCATTTGCTGCAACAATAGTCCTCATGATACATAATAAGGAAAGGTGGACAAAAATTGTGCTGTACTCAGTCGCATTCCTCCCAGTTACGGTCTTTGTTATCTCATATTCACCACTATATTTATCACTCTTGGAAGCATGCAAATATCCGCTGAAGCTTATAGTAAAGGCTTGCCCTAGGTGCAATTATGTTCGTCTCAAACCTTTGATCACCG CCTTGGCAAAATGGGCCGTGAAAGAGTACGACCTTCTTACTGGAAATAACCTGAAATCTGAGTGGGTGGTTTACGCATGGGTCATAGGCATACCAGAACTAGACGAAAAGATTTGGATAATCAGTCTTGCAGCCACGGACTCCTGCACGTCGAACTCCTACCAGGCATATGTTCGGCAGGAGCTTCCGAATTCCACGACTCATAACCAGCTCGTGCACTTTCGAAAGGATCCTTTCATTGCAGGCGCTTGA